The Mycolicibacterium mageritense genome contains a region encoding:
- a CDS encoding aldo/keto reductase, with translation MAELGPLVLGTMTFGDTVDADGAAAMLDVALDAGITHIDTANGYAGGESERMLADLLRGRRDRVALATKAGMPHPDAGEHSPLSAAGLRASVEGSLSRLQTDHVELFYLHQPDRAAPLTETLSTVAELVAEGKIGALGVSNYAAWQIAELNHVADTVGAPRPVAAQQLYNLLARRIEDEYAEFAAVTGLTTVVYNPLGGGLLTGRHSFDADPTEGRFGDSRLAQMYKQRYWNAAIFEAIEALAVIADKAGIPLTELALRWLVSKPATGPILLGGSKVGHLQSNIAAVAQGPLAEDVVTACDEVGAALRGPMPNYNR, from the coding sequence ATGGCCGAACTCGGCCCCCTCGTGCTCGGCACCATGACGTTCGGCGACACCGTCGACGCCGACGGCGCCGCGGCCATGCTCGATGTGGCTCTCGACGCCGGCATCACCCACATCGACACCGCCAACGGCTATGCGGGCGGCGAATCCGAACGCATGCTGGCCGATCTGCTGCGAGGCCGCCGCGACCGCGTCGCGCTCGCCACGAAGGCCGGCATGCCGCATCCCGACGCAGGCGAGCACTCACCGTTGTCGGCGGCCGGCCTTCGCGCGAGTGTCGAGGGCAGCCTGTCCCGGCTGCAGACCGACCACGTCGAGTTGTTCTACCTCCATCAGCCCGACCGCGCCGCGCCGCTCACCGAAACACTGTCCACCGTGGCCGAACTCGTGGCCGAAGGCAAGATCGGCGCGCTGGGGGTGTCCAACTACGCGGCTTGGCAGATCGCCGAACTCAACCATGTCGCCGACACCGTCGGCGCGCCCCGCCCGGTCGCCGCGCAACAGCTCTACAACCTGCTGGCCCGCCGCATCGAGGACGAGTACGCCGAGTTCGCCGCCGTCACGGGCCTGACCACCGTCGTCTACAACCCGCTCGGTGGCGGTCTGCTCACCGGCAGGCACTCGTTCGACGCCGACCCCACCGAGGGCCGGTTCGGCGACTCGCGGCTGGCCCAGATGTACAAGCAGAGATACTGGAACGCCGCGATCTTCGAGGCCATCGAGGCGTTGGCGGTGATCGCCGACAAGGCAGGCATACCGCTGACCGAACTCGCGCTGCGGTGGCTGGTGTCCAAACCCGCGACCGGTCCGATTCTGCTGGGCGGTTCGAAGGTCGGCCACCTGCAGTCCAACATCGCCGCGGTGGCGCAGGGGCCGTTGGCGGAAGATGTGGTGACGGCCTGCGATGAGGTCGGCGCCGCGCTGCGCGGCCCGATGCCCAACTACAACCGATAG
- a CDS encoding GntR family transcriptional regulator, with the protein MTSSNGSIQGRLIEEIRRRIIAGEISPGVNISELAIAEEFGVSRTPVRETFKQLQTEGLIEIRPRVGTFVTTPSRREITELFQMKELLEGAAARLLAQRGRVPEIDKLEENLRQADEAVARDDRAHYAELVEEFHDLLIVGADNNKLEAHYRMLMNQLAYARLVHTSLSQPGRPLQSDREHHVVLDLIVAKDGDSAERVMREHVRASRQALLAGLGDSV; encoded by the coding sequence GTGACCAGCAGTAACGGCTCGATCCAGGGTCGGTTGATCGAGGAGATCCGGCGCCGCATCATCGCGGGCGAGATCTCGCCCGGGGTCAACATCTCCGAGCTGGCCATCGCCGAGGAGTTCGGCGTGTCCCGCACCCCGGTGCGCGAGACGTTCAAGCAGCTGCAGACCGAGGGGCTCATCGAGATCCGGCCACGCGTCGGCACCTTCGTCACCACGCCGTCGCGCCGGGAGATCACCGAACTGTTCCAGATGAAGGAGCTGCTCGAGGGGGCCGCGGCGCGGCTGCTGGCGCAGCGCGGGCGCGTGCCCGAGATCGACAAGCTGGAGGAGAACCTCCGGCAGGCCGACGAGGCCGTCGCCCGCGACGACCGGGCCCACTACGCCGAACTCGTCGAGGAGTTCCACGACCTGCTGATCGTCGGTGCCGACAACAACAAGCTCGAGGCGCACTACCGCATGCTCATGAACCAGCTGGCCTACGCCCGGCTGGTCCACACCTCGCTGAGCCAGCCCGGCCGGCCCCTGCAATCGGACCGCGAACACCATGTCGTGCTCGACCTCATCGTCGCCAAGGACGGCGACAGCGCCGAACGTGTGATGCGCGAGCACGTCCGGGCCAGCAGACAGGCCCTGCTCGCGGGCCTGGGCGACTCTGTGTAG
- a CDS encoding flavin reductase family protein, producing the protein MTAPVRPDVDLMKRVNRQFVTGVTVVTALDGDKPRGLAVNAFASISLDPPTVMVAVQHTSSTHDCLFRAGHLAINILSADQLDVVSRFAVKSDDKFSGLDWHAGPFGSPLIDRSSAAMEVEIRERLQASTHTVFMCRVVHAEVDDRHPMVYSAGKFFDGGNLAALG; encoded by the coding sequence ATGACAGCACCCGTCCGCCCCGACGTCGACCTGATGAAGCGGGTCAACCGGCAGTTCGTCACGGGGGTCACCGTGGTCACCGCGCTCGACGGGGACAAGCCACGTGGGCTGGCGGTCAACGCGTTCGCGAGCATCTCGCTGGACCCGCCGACGGTCATGGTCGCCGTCCAGCACACGTCGTCGACGCACGACTGTCTGTTTCGCGCCGGTCATCTCGCGATCAACATCCTGTCCGCCGATCAACTCGACGTGGTGAGCCGCTTCGCGGTGAAGTCCGACGACAAGTTCTCCGGATTGGACTGGCACGCGGGGCCTTTCGGGAGCCCGCTGATCGATCGAAGCTCGGCGGCCATGGAGGTCGAGATCCGCGAGCGGCTGCAGGCGAGCACCCACACGGTGTTCATGTGCCGCGTCGTGCACGCTGAGGTCGACGATCGCCATCCCATGGTGTACAGCGCCGGTAAGTTCTTCGATGGCGGCAACCTGGCCGCACTGGGGTAG
- a CDS encoding ester cyclase: MTDNDSRRRRIQDAWEAAWDRGEVDVFDGLLAEGYRRVSGTGNTQGRDEFKASITATRSAFPDLLTVVDEVVVEGDRAAIRWHSTGSHEHSFLGVPATKREVAVSGATFARFEADRIVEEHVTWDPRALLTALGIIAVGQDR, from the coding sequence ATGACTGACAACGATTCCCGCCGGCGACGCATCCAGGACGCCTGGGAAGCCGCGTGGGATCGCGGCGAGGTGGACGTGTTCGACGGCCTGCTGGCCGAGGGTTACCGGCGGGTCAGCGGCACCGGCAACACCCAGGGCCGCGACGAGTTCAAGGCGTCGATCACCGCGACGCGCTCGGCATTCCCCGATCTGCTGACCGTGGTCGACGAGGTCGTGGTCGAGGGTGACCGCGCCGCGATCCGCTGGCACAGCACGGGCAGTCACGAGCACTCGTTCCTGGGCGTGCCGGCCACCAAGCGTGAGGTCGCGGTCAGCGGCGCGACGTTCGCGCGCTTCGAAGCTGACCGCATCGTTGAGGAACACGTCACGTGGGATCCGCGGGCGCTGCTGACCGCGCTCGGCATCATCGCGGTGGGCCAGGACCGATGA
- a CDS encoding BCCT family transporter: protein MTSDLSAGPVPPVTVARNSPAKPTGRLGTVFWTSVAISAVFVAWAVLFTENLNAVTTASLNWVTGSFGWLYLVVTLGILIFLVFLAFSPYGDVRLGKDSDRPEFNTITWLAMILSAVMGIGLVSYGVAEPISHLATPPHGLADANTPQAAVRAMQYSYFDWGLHAWAIFAVFGLAIAYSTYRMGRRTLVSQLFVPLLGDRVNGPLGKLIDVLAVFATLFGTTTSLGLGALQVNNGLFTLFGIPVSNVTQVVIIAAVTAIFTMSAVTGVSKGIKFLSQGSTVMAVALFVFMLVVGPTVFIANLYIESLGTWATDFFRMSLQGTAFGDLEWMQWWTYFMLAWWVSWGAFVGVFLARISKGRTIRGFIVGVLVVPSVVFFTWFTVFGGTAIHVDMFEGGDIAKQTADDINSAFFATLAHFPLASVTSVVAILLVLIFFISGADANTYVLGMMTSDGTLTPRRGVLILWGVLTGITAVVLMFAGGLNALQNTVIVASLPFLIIIACLAVSFWKDLIADRRHTKPETPIAALIDEIDEQEKP from the coding sequence ATGACCAGCGATCTCAGTGCCGGCCCGGTGCCGCCCGTGACCGTCGCCCGCAACAGCCCGGCCAAGCCGACCGGCCGGCTCGGCACCGTCTTCTGGACCTCGGTGGCCATCTCGGCCGTCTTCGTCGCATGGGCGGTGCTGTTCACCGAGAACCTCAACGCAGTCACCACGGCGTCGCTGAACTGGGTGACCGGCAGCTTCGGCTGGCTCTACCTCGTGGTGACGCTGGGGATCCTGATCTTCCTGGTGTTCCTGGCCTTCAGCCCGTACGGGGACGTCCGGCTCGGCAAGGACTCCGACCGGCCCGAGTTCAACACCATCACGTGGCTCGCAATGATCCTGTCCGCCGTGATGGGCATCGGCCTGGTGTCCTACGGTGTTGCCGAACCGATTTCACATCTGGCCACGCCCCCGCACGGGCTGGCCGACGCGAACACCCCGCAAGCCGCGGTGCGTGCCATGCAGTACTCGTACTTCGACTGGGGCCTGCACGCCTGGGCGATCTTCGCGGTGTTCGGCCTGGCCATCGCGTACTCGACTTATCGAATGGGCAGGCGCACCCTGGTCAGCCAGCTGTTCGTGCCGCTGCTGGGTGACCGTGTCAACGGGCCGCTCGGCAAGCTCATCGACGTATTGGCCGTCTTCGCCACACTTTTCGGCACCACCACGTCACTGGGACTCGGCGCGCTGCAGGTCAACAACGGGTTGTTCACGCTGTTCGGCATCCCCGTCAGCAATGTCACCCAGGTGGTCATCATCGCCGCGGTGACCGCGATCTTCACGATGTCGGCGGTGACCGGCGTGAGCAAGGGCATCAAGTTCCTGAGTCAGGGCAGCACGGTGATGGCCGTGGCGTTGTTCGTCTTCATGCTTGTCGTCGGGCCTACGGTCTTCATCGCCAACCTCTACATCGAATCGCTCGGCACCTGGGCCACCGACTTCTTCCGGATGAGCCTGCAGGGCACGGCATTCGGTGACCTGGAATGGATGCAATGGTGGACCTACTTCATGCTCGCGTGGTGGGTGTCGTGGGGCGCCTTCGTCGGAGTGTTCCTGGCCCGTATCTCCAAGGGCCGCACGATCCGCGGATTCATCGTCGGTGTCCTGGTGGTCCCGAGCGTGGTGTTCTTCACGTGGTTCACCGTGTTCGGCGGCACCGCGATCCATGTCGACATGTTCGAGGGCGGTGACATCGCCAAGCAGACCGCCGACGACATCAACAGCGCGTTCTTCGCGACCCTGGCGCACTTCCCGCTCGCGTCGGTGACGTCGGTCGTCGCGATCCTGCTGGTGCTGATCTTCTTCATCTCGGGCGCGGACGCCAACACCTACGTGCTCGGCATGATGACCAGCGACGGCACGCTGACCCCGCGCCGTGGCGTGCTGATCCTGTGGGGCGTGCTCACCGGGATCACCGCGGTGGTGCTGATGTTCGCGGGTGGTCTGAATGCGCTGCAGAACACCGTGATCGTGGCGTCGCTGCCGTTCCTCATCATCATCGCGTGCCTCGCGGTGTCGTTCTGGAAGGACTTGATCGCCGACCGCAGGCACACCAAACCCGAGACTCCCATCGCCGCACTCATCGACGAAATCGACGAACAGGAAAAGCCATGA
- a CDS encoding ABC transporter permease: MTTLVAPPAEPRPSAVTARDIAHAGATRRARDSRVKIWVGSVCTLLVILPVAFARLLPLPSPDATQLGERRLPPLTDGHLFGTDQLGRDLLARVLYGGQVSLTVGILAVVVSGLIGLVLGAAAGYWGGWVDAVVSRLLEAQLSLPLLMMLLLVVALFGPSIPVITFVIAIAQWPEIARLTRSLCLVEREKPYVAAARVLGLGGFAILLRHVIPNVVKQVSLVVLLLLAQAVLLESALSYLGAGPQRPFATWGRIISDGQDYVTTSWWLVTLPGLVIAVLVIGVNLLGDGLRDRSGGFKFGLLKRLPLSKKAA; this comes from the coding sequence GCGCACGCCGGTGCGACCCGCCGAGCGCGCGACAGCCGGGTCAAGATCTGGGTCGGCAGCGTGTGCACGCTGCTGGTGATCCTGCCGGTCGCGTTCGCGCGGCTGCTGCCGTTGCCGTCGCCCGACGCCACACAGCTCGGCGAACGCCGCCTCCCGCCGCTGACCGACGGGCACCTGTTCGGCACCGATCAGCTCGGCCGCGATCTGCTGGCCCGCGTGCTCTACGGCGGTCAGGTGTCGCTGACCGTCGGCATCCTGGCGGTCGTGGTGTCGGGCCTCATCGGCCTGGTGCTCGGCGCGGCCGCCGGCTACTGGGGCGGCTGGGTCGACGCCGTCGTCAGCCGGCTGCTGGAAGCGCAGCTGTCGCTGCCCCTGCTCATGATGCTGCTTCTCGTGGTGGCCCTGTTCGGCCCGTCGATCCCGGTGATCACGTTCGTCATCGCGATCGCGCAGTGGCCCGAGATCGCCCGGTTGACCCGCTCGCTGTGCCTGGTGGAACGCGAAAAGCCTTATGTCGCAGCAGCGAGGGTTCTCGGACTGGGTGGCTTCGCGATCCTGCTGCGCCACGTCATCCCCAACGTCGTCAAGCAGGTGTCGCTCGTGGTGCTGCTGCTGCTCGCGCAGGCCGTGCTGTTGGAGAGCGCACTGAGCTACCTCGGCGCCGGGCCGCAGCGGCCGTTCGCCACGTGGGGCCGCATCATCTCCGACGGCCAGGACTACGTCACCACGTCGTGGTGGCTCGTGACGCTGCCCGGTCTGGTGATCGCGGTCCTCGTGATCGGGGTCAACCTCCTCGGCGACGGTCTCCGTGACCGCAGCGGTGGGTTCAAATTCGGTCTGCTCAAACGCCTTCCGCTCTCCAAGAAAGCAGCATGA
- a CDS encoding ABC transporter ATP-binding protein → MSMGNLLKVDELQVELITASDVIRAVDGVSFCIDAGETVTIIGESGSGKSTTAMGILGLLPPDLAVLSGRATFQGTDILGNAKALEKVRGRHIALIPQDPMTALSPVHNIGAQLRDAIRHSGIRGKARETARAVELLEQVRIPRPETQLGKYPHQLSGGMLQRVLIATALAAGPELIVADEPTSALDVTVQASILDLMLEVQERTGVGMLLITHDLGVARLMSDQILVMKDGRFVETGGAEALICHPQSEYARKLLAAVPRLSDHAPQGVPA, encoded by the coding sequence ATGAGCATGGGTAACCTGCTGAAAGTCGACGAACTGCAAGTCGAGTTGATCACCGCGAGCGACGTGATCCGGGCAGTGGACGGGGTGTCGTTCTGCATCGATGCCGGCGAAACCGTCACGATCATCGGTGAATCCGGCTCCGGGAAATCGACCACTGCGATGGGCATCCTGGGCCTGCTCCCACCGGATCTCGCGGTGTTGTCCGGGCGTGCCACCTTCCAGGGCACCGACATTCTCGGCAACGCCAAGGCGCTGGAGAAGGTCCGCGGCCGCCACATCGCACTGATCCCGCAGGATCCGATGACCGCCCTGAGCCCGGTCCACAACATCGGCGCTCAGCTGCGCGACGCCATCCGGCACAGCGGTATCAGAGGCAAGGCCCGCGAAACGGCCAGGGCCGTCGAACTTCTGGAGCAGGTCCGGATCCCGCGGCCCGAGACCCAGCTGGGCAAGTACCCGCATCAGCTGTCCGGTGGCATGCTGCAACGCGTGCTGATCGCCACCGCGCTGGCCGCGGGCCCCGAACTCATCGTCGCCGACGAGCCGACCAGCGCCCTCGACGTGACGGTGCAGGCCAGCATCCTCGACCTGATGCTGGAAGTGCAGGAGCGCACCGGGGTCGGGATGCTGCTGATCACCCACGACCTGGGCGTGGCCCGGTTGATGTCCGACCAGATCCTGGTGATGAAGGACGGCAGGTTCGTCGAAACCGGCGGTGCCGAGGCGCTGATCTGCCATCCGCAGAGCGAATACGCCCGCAAGCTGCTGGCCGCCGTGCCGCGGCTCAGCGATCACGCACCTCAGGGAGTTCCCGCATGA
- a CDS encoding ATP-binding cassette domain-containing protein: MTTPLLSVEDLVVEYPVSGGVFRAVDRVSFSVPKGTTLAVVGESGCGKSTIAKSIVRLVTPTSGHIRFDGTDIAQLSERGLKPYRSRIQMVFQDPYGSLDPHLDAVDIVSEPLRLRGIRNRAEREKRAAELIDRVGLPSTAAHRKPGEFSGGQRQRIGIARALASEPDLLVCDEATSALDVSVQAQVLELLREIKRDTGLTYVFISHNLGVVREISDTIIVMSSGSIVESGVTTDVLAHPAEPYTQALRAAALDPTTMVGVKPRQLLKGVA, encoded by the coding sequence ATGACCACACCGCTGCTGTCCGTCGAGGATCTCGTCGTCGAATATCCGGTATCCGGAGGGGTTTTCCGCGCAGTGGACCGGGTCAGCTTCTCGGTGCCGAAAGGCACGACGCTCGCCGTGGTCGGCGAATCCGGCTGCGGAAAGTCCACGATCGCCAAGTCGATCGTCCGGCTCGTCACACCGACCTCGGGACACATCCGCTTCGACGGCACCGATATCGCGCAGCTCTCCGAGCGTGGGCTCAAGCCGTACCGGTCCCGCATCCAGATGGTTTTCCAGGATCCGTACGGATCGCTCGATCCGCACCTCGATGCCGTCGACATCGTCTCCGAGCCCTTGCGGCTCCGGGGAATTCGCAACCGGGCCGAGCGGGAGAAGCGGGCTGCCGAGTTGATCGATCGCGTCGGGCTGCCGTCGACGGCGGCACACCGCAAGCCCGGTGAGTTCTCGGGCGGCCAACGCCAGCGCATCGGCATCGCGCGGGCCCTGGCCAGTGAGCCCGACCTGCTGGTGTGCGACGAGGCGACGAGCGCGCTGGACGTGTCGGTGCAGGCCCAGGTGCTCGAGCTGCTGCGGGAGATCAAACGCGACACCGGGTTGACCTACGTGTTCATCTCGCACAACCTCGGAGTCGTGCGCGAAATCAGCGACACCATAATCGTGATGTCGTCGGGTTCGATCGTCGAAAGTGGCGTGACCACAGACGTTCTCGCGCACCCGGCCGAACCGTATACCCAGGCGCTGCGCGCCGCCGCGCTCGACCCGACCACGATGGTCGGCGTCAAACCCCGACAGTTACTCAAAGGAGTTGCCTGA
- a CDS encoding HpcH/HpaI aldolase family protein, with product MRAQEFAARLRDRQQLLGYWSVIDSPVSTEWLAHVGWDYIALDLQHGLIGYSGMVAGLTAIDASGSAVGLVRVEANDATAIGRALDAGAAGVIVPMVNTAEEAAAAVAAATYPPTGIRSYGPMRSQLRIGPVPAEANRDTVVLAMIETPGGLAHVEEICRVPGLDGVYVGPSDLRLAIGGATSQDPAVADEFEAALTRVREAAAAAGIAAGIHNADGASAAKRLAQGYTFATVASDIVHLKQASAAHLKAARGE from the coding sequence ATGCGCGCACAGGAATTCGCGGCCCGGCTGCGGGATCGCCAACAGCTGCTGGGCTACTGGTCGGTGATCGACAGCCCGGTGTCCACGGAATGGCTGGCCCACGTCGGCTGGGACTACATCGCGCTCGACCTGCAGCACGGGCTGATCGGCTACTCGGGCATGGTGGCCGGGCTCACCGCGATCGACGCGTCGGGCTCGGCCGTCGGACTGGTGCGAGTTGAGGCCAACGACGCCACCGCGATCGGGCGGGCGCTCGACGCCGGCGCGGCCGGGGTCATCGTGCCGATGGTCAACACTGCCGAGGAGGCCGCCGCCGCGGTGGCCGCCGCGACGTACCCGCCCACGGGTATCCGGTCGTACGGCCCCATGCGGTCCCAGTTGCGGATCGGGCCGGTCCCCGCCGAGGCCAACCGTGACACGGTCGTGCTGGCGATGATCGAAACCCCCGGCGGGCTGGCCCATGTCGAGGAGATCTGCCGCGTGCCCGGGCTCGACGGCGTGTACGTCGGGCCGTCGGACCTGCGCCTGGCGATCGGGGGCGCGACGTCGCAGGATCCCGCGGTCGCGGACGAGTTCGAGGCCGCGCTGACGCGGGTGCGGGAAGCCGCCGCGGCGGCAGGGATCGCGGCCGGGATCCACAACGCCGACGGCGCTTCGGCGGCCAAACGGCTCGCGCAGGGCTACACGTTCGCAACCGTGGCCTCCGACATCGTGCATCTCAAGCAGGCCTCGGCAGCGCACTTGAAGGCGGCCCGGGGCGAATAA